The region ACAGGTATTGGTCTAGCCAATGTAAAACAAATCATCAACAAACACGGGGGTACCATTAGAGCCGAAGGCAAAATAAACGAGGGTGCAATATTTTATATATCTTTACCTAAATAGAATATCAATGGAAAAACTTGCACGAATTCTGTATGCCGAAGATAGCATGGATGATATAGAACTCACCCTTGCAGCATTCAAGGAGATTAACATGGTTAATCAGATTGATATTGTTCGGGATGGCGAAGAGGTTATTGATTACCTATTCTACAAAGGCAAATACGCCAATCGGGAAAATTGTACACCCACATTTGTTCTTCTTGACATAAAAATGCCCAAACTTGATGGAATTGAGGTTCTGAAAATCATACGGCAAACCGATGAATACAAGAGTCTTCCGATAGTTATGCTAACCTCATCGCAGATGGAAATGGATATTATCCGCAGCTACCAACTCGGGGCAAACGGCTATGTGATTAAACCTATAGATTTCCCCGAATTTGTGAAAGCAATAAAGGGAATTGGTTATTTTTGGGCCATTCTAAATACACCTCCAAGCAAATGAGAAAAACGGATCTGAACATATTGATGCTCGAAGATGACCCCTTGGATGCAGAACTTAACAAAGCGCAACTGCTCTTGCTTGAGGAATACAACTGTATTGTTAAATGGGTTACTAACAGGCAAGACTACCTCAAGGTAATCGCCTCCTCATCACCCGACATTGTGCTTAGTGATTTTAATATTCCTCAATACAATGGCATTAACGCGCTCAACGACCTAAAACAAAAAAAGCCTCTAACCCCATTTATTTTTGTTACAGGAGCCATTGACGAAGAAACGGCAGCCGAAACCATCAAAGCGGGAGCTTGGGATTACGTTGTTAAGGATCGACTATTCCGTCTTCCCTTGGCCATTAGAGGGGCTCTGCAACTAAAGGAAGAACGAATCAACACTTTCCGGGCAGAGGAGAAAAATCGCCAGTTGTCTAAAGCAATTGAACAAAGCCCAGTTCACATCATAATATGCGACAAGGAAAGCAACATTGAGTACGTCAACAAAAAATTTACAGAAGTAACCGGGTACTCTTCCGAAGAAATAATTGGTAAGAAAATAGATGCACTTATTCCGGATCACTTAAAAATAGAATACTACAACTCACTCAGCAACATCAACATATCCAACAATGGGTGGAATGGATAAAACCAAAGTCTACGTAAAGACGGTTCCATATTTTGGGAATACACTTACATATCACCTTTAAAAAACGAAACAGGAGAAACCTCCCATTTCGTTGTCATGAAGGAAGACATTACCATGCGAAAACTAATGGAGCAGGAACTCATTGAGGCTAGGAATAGAGCCCTACGCTCCGATAAACTTAAGGAAGCATTCCTGCAAAATCTCTCTCACGAAATAAGAACTCCCCTTAACGCAATTGTTGGTTTCTCGGAACTTCTTAGCATGGACATTAATCAAACCAAGGAACAAAAAGATTATACATCAATAATAATGAATAGCAGCAACCAACTACTATCCATCGTGAACGATATACTTACCATCGCAAAAATTCAAACTGGACAAGAGGTTGTTGTGCTAAAATCGACAGATATAAATTCAGTTTTAGACAACCTGTATAAAATTTTCAGATCGCAAGTTGATATAAAACGAATTGGACTCAACTTACGGAAAGGCAATAAGAATCCTCAGTTTTTAATTCTTACTGATGAAACTAAGGTTACGCAAATACTCAGCAATCTCATAAACAACGCTATAAAATTCACCGATAAAGGAATGGTGGAGTTCGGGTACTCGCTCAACGAAAAGCATATAGAATTTTATGTGAAAGACTCTGGCATTGGCATTCCCAAGGAGTTCCAACAAATAATTTTTGAACGGTTCCGTCAAGTAGAATCTTCATTAAACCGAAATTTTGGAGGAACAGGTCTTGGCTTATCAATATCGAAGGCTTTTGCAGAAATGCTTGAAGGGAATATTAGGGTAGAATCCGAACCCTCCATTGGTTCTGTATTTTACCTTACATTACCCCTAAAAGCAACGATAGAACTAACTGAAAAACAAACCACATCAAATAATCTCATAACAAACGAATCGTACATAATTTTAGTTGCTGAAGATGAGATCTACAATTTCCAACTTATTGAAGCATACTTTTACAAATCTAACTACACAATAATCCATGCGCACAATGGACAAGAAGCCATAGATTTATGTACCAGCGAATTAAATATTGATATGATTTTAATGGATATTAAAATGCCATACGTGGATGGAATAACAGCCATGAAAGAGATCCGAAAGCAAAATATAAAAATTCCCATTATAGCTCAAACAGCATACGCCCTAGAAACGGAAAGACAACACCTCCTTGAAATTGGTTTCAGCGACTATATTGCAAAACCCATTAAGAAGGAAGAGTTAATTCAGAAGGTTATTAAACTACTGCAAGTTAAATGATTCATGAAATTACTTTTTCACCTTAACCCAAACTTTTTAAAATGCTCGGAATATGCCTTATCGGAATTAGTTATATGATTCAAAAGCCAATCGCGAAGAAAATTTAATAAATCCGGTGAGAAAGTTAAGTTTCCTGAACTTACTCTAACTTTAAATT is a window of Tenuifilaceae bacterium CYCD DNA encoding:
- a CDS encoding response regulator, which gives rise to MEKLARILYAEDSMDDIELTLAAFKEINMVNQIDIVRDGEEVIDYLFYKGKYANRENCTPTFVLLDIKMPKLDGIEVLKIIRQTDEYKSLPIVMLTSSQMEMDIIRSYQLGANGYVIKPIDFPEFVKAIKGIGYFWAILNTPPSK
- a CDS encoding hypothetical protein (possible pseudo due to internal stop codon): MLEDDPLDAELNKAQLLLLEEYNCIVKWVTNRQDYLKVIASSSPDIVLSDFNIPQYNGINALNDLKQKKPLTPFIFVTGAIDEETAAETIKAGAWDYVVKDRLFRLPLAIRGALQLKEERINTFRAEEKNRQLSKAIEQSPVHIIICDKESNIEYVNKKFTEVTGYSSEEIIGKKIDALIPDHLKIEYYNSLSNINISNNGWNG